The following DNA comes from Candidatus Scalindua japonica.
GCATTGCAAGAATTGGTTGATTGTCACTTTGGACGAACCCTTCTTTTTACAAATCGACATGATTGGAGCAATGCCAAGATTATATTGGGCTATCACGGACAATCTGAAGTTGAGAGATACTTCCAGGACAGCAAAGACCCTGAGCACTTCTCCTTTCAACCTCCCTATCACTGGACAGACCAAAAGCTGCATGTTCATGCCTTTTATTGTAATTTAAGCATGCTCTTGACAGGGCTGCTTCGTCGACGCCTCGCATTAAAAGGTTTGCTTTTACCCCCAGATGTTTTGTTGAAAAAGCTCAATGATCTACAAGAAGCAACCCTCCTTTACCCACAGGAAAAAGCGGCCCCACCACAATTATCTTATTGTTTGGTGCGTCAAGACAGAATACAAAAACAGTTATTTAAATTATTGAATTTATCACAATATACAAAAACAAAAGAAAATCCTTCAAAATCCACGTAAACAACTCCTTTATAGCCTAAAAATTAGTCAAAAAGAGGGTAATACATTTGTATTGTCATAAGATCAACAAACACAAGAGATTGTATCAATTTTTTCATATAACTTGTAAACTGGGGCTAGACAACGGGGAGGGGTTCACCAGAAGGATTAAAAGATACAAGGATGATTTATCTTCTTTAATGACTGAAAATTTTCAAATAATTAGATCAAACATCTAAAACCATTTCGATATGAGTATAAGTTCTGATTGTTTTTTAATATACTTAAAGAAACGTGAATTAAGGTTCAATACCAAATGCCAAGAAGTACAGATGTTTATTTGGAAATGATTTATAAACAACTCTTTATTTAAAAAAAAGAACCTTAAGGAAAAAATATGGCTAATTCATGTTAACAATTGATAAAGCAATTTATGAAAAAATTATTTTTCAACCATTTAAATTTTTAAATAAATTAATCACTGCATCTTTTACCTTAGGTATTTTTCTTTTAAGCTGTTCTCTAATTAAATCTTTTTGCTCGTATGCTTTATCAATTATATTTAATATATCTTTCTTACACATCTTGCGAGGGTCTGCAACAAGGACCTCAACACCTATAGTTTGCATTACTCCCAGAAATTTCTTGCTATAAGCAATTGACACCGGTGGTATGTTTTGAGAGAGAGCGGCAATACATGCATGCATACGAGAACCAATGAAAAAATCGCATAGTCCAATAATATATTTTATCTCATTTTGGTTATATTCCCCTTTTACAAGAAAAAGTTTATCTTCATATTTTTTACTTATTTTATTATATATGTTCTCACAAGCTACTGAGTCACTTTCAAGATGCTGAGAAGAACCAAATACATGAGGCAAGAGAATTATGTTCACATCTTTTTCATGAAACATAAAATCAATTATTCTGCACACAAGTTCTTTATAATCAACTTTTAAACCAAACATATTGTTTTGTGTATAACCACCTGCATACAACAACCCACTTATGTTTAAACCTACAGTACACTTATCCTTATTGCTTCTTTCAAAAAAACCAGGTATATTTATATTGTCAGGTTTTACGGGATCAAGCACAAATCCAACATCATAACAAAACCTTAATTTGTCAAAATTATACTTAGACCCAAGTAACTCTTTAACTTCCTTTAAACCAATGTAATCTCTTGAATAAACAACACTTGCACTATTAAGAATGTACCTTGCTAACTCTTTAGCAAACCTACTTTTAAACGGCCCCAATGTTTGTGGTAATAAAATTAAATCTTTTCCCATAAATAATACAAGAAGTTTTGGGAGAGATACATAAAGCAAACTCCTAATACCATAAATATCACTAAAACTATCACCACCTGCTATAGATGCAATAATGCCTGATTCAGAAATATGTCTCAAATAAATATTACTAGATATAATTTTATTCTTAATATTATTTATTGGTATAAGCTTTATTATTAACGCAATTAGATTTAATGTTACAACATTATTTAGCAAATATAGCTTTTTCGAGAACCGCATATTAAGTAATTGGATTTTAATATTTTTGTCGTTAATATTAACATCATAAAATAATTGTTTTTCACCATAACCTAACAAAGTTATCTCAGCATTAGGGAATTGGG
Coding sequences within:
- a CDS encoding polysaccharide pyruvyl transferase family protein, with product MKSRTKIKKVCILGAVFNTNNMGVGALTYGSIKCITSQFPNAEITLLGYGEKQLFYDVNINDKNIKIQLLNMRFSKKLYLLNNVVTLNLIALIIKLIPINNIKNKIISSNIYLRHISESGIIASIAGGDSFSDIYGIRSLLYVSLPKLLVLFMGKDLILLPQTLGPFKSRFAKELARYILNSASVVYSRDYIGLKEVKELLGSKYNFDKLRFCYDVGFVLDPVKPDNINIPGFFERSNKDKCTVGLNISGLLYAGGYTQNNMFGLKVDYKELVCRIIDFMFHEKDVNIILLPHVFGSSQHLESDSVACENIYNKISKKYEDKLFLVKGEYNQNEIKYIIGLCDFFIGSRMHACIAALSQNIPPVSIAYSKKFLGVMQTIGVEVLVADPRKMCKKDILNIIDKAYEQKDLIREQLKRKIPKVKDAVINLFKNLNG